A stretch of the Gracilinanus agilis isolate LMUSP501 chromosome 4, AgileGrace, whole genome shotgun sequence genome encodes the following:
- the CHCHD2 gene encoding coiled-coil-helix-coiled-coil-helix domain-containing protein 2 isoform X1: MPRGSRSRTSRVAPPASRAPPMRAAPAPAAHPPAAVPPSAVAPPTAAPRQPGLMAQMASTAAGVAVGSAVGHTIGHAITGGFSGGSNAEPARPDITYQEPQGAQPGYQQQQQQQFSPCHYEMKQFLECAQNQGDLKLCEGFSEVLKQCRFANGLA; encoded by the exons ATGCCTCGCGGAAGCAGAAGCCGGACCTCCCGGGTTGCGCCCCCGGCCAG TCGGGCACCCCCAATGAGAGCTGCACCAGCCCCAGCAGCTCACCCTCCAGCAGCAGTCCCACCGTCCGCAGTTGCCCCTCCTACTGCTGCCCCCAGGCAGCCAGGTTTAATGGCTCAAATGGCTAGCACTGCAGCAGGAGTAGCAGTGGGCTCAGCTGTTGGGCACACTATTGGTCATGCCATTACTGGAGGCTTCAGTGGTGGGAGTAATGCCGAGCCTGCAAGGCCTGACATCACCTACCAG GAGCCTCAAGGAGCCCAGCCTGGgtaccagcagcagcagcaacagcagtttAGCCCCTGCCACTATGAGATGAAACAATTCTTAGAGTGCGCCCAGAATCAGGGTGACCTGAAGCTGTGCGAGGGCTTTAGTGAGGTGCTAAAGCAGTGCAGGTTTGCAAATG GGTTAGCCTAA
- the CHCHD2 gene encoding coiled-coil-helix-coiled-coil-helix domain-containing protein 2 isoform X2 translates to MPRGSRSRTSRVAPPASRAPPMRAAPAPAAHPPAAVPPSAVAPPTAAPRQPGLMAQMASTAAGVAVGSAVGHTIGHAITGGFSGGSNAEPARPDITYQPQGAQPGYQQQQQQQFSPCHYEMKQFLECAQNQGDLKLCEGFSEVLKQCRFANGLA, encoded by the exons ATGCCTCGCGGAAGCAGAAGCCGGACCTCCCGGGTTGCGCCCCCGGCCAG TCGGGCACCCCCAATGAGAGCTGCACCAGCCCCAGCAGCTCACCCTCCAGCAGCAGTCCCACCGTCCGCAGTTGCCCCTCCTACTGCTGCCCCCAGGCAGCCAGGTTTAATGGCTCAAATGGCTAGCACTGCAGCAGGAGTAGCAGTGGGCTCAGCTGTTGGGCACACTATTGGTCATGCCATTACTGGAGGCTTCAGTGGTGGGAGTAATGCCGAGCCTGCAAGGCCTGACATCACCTACCAG CCTCAAGGAGCCCAGCCTGGgtaccagcagcagcagcaacagcagtttAGCCCCTGCCACTATGAGATGAAACAATTCTTAGAGTGCGCCCAGAATCAGGGTGACCTGAAGCTGTGCGAGGGCTTTAGTGAGGTGCTAAAGCAGTGCAGGTTTGCAAATG GGTTAGCCTAA